The following coding sequences are from one Triticum dicoccoides isolate Atlit2015 ecotype Zavitan chromosome 4A, WEW_v2.0, whole genome shotgun sequence window:
- the LOC119285901 gene encoding probable protein S-acyltransferase 17 isoform X1 has product MDVPWVLVAHGSVTALVVVSFLCGQWPIFEGTFVQSINHFLTSGAYRHFLRLVQAACGTGARDLVLGVEQYCCDRPNPILQVFYVAIIGGTYFIIVQSSFKYIPGYYVSVLHRYLSIVVVSIGAILFVLTSFSDPGTITSENVSQYVSAYPFDNIIYVEKECSTCKITRPARAKHCRICDRCVARFDHHCGWMNNCIGEKNTRYFVAFLVWHFLLCLYGAIILGFIVAGELKDKKVVYILTVYYGIDNSFSALFPHVAQWLLAVHNTQILLVVFLGIIALLLGGFCAYHVHLCLSNTTTNETFKWQDYIFWMKKENAVKASAYTLKASINAASSEAQKSPQSKWKKFFSRSKTRAEEPVVKNNIYDVGWIRNLCEVMVPLSERSSFSCKKSE; this is encoded by the exons ATGGACGTGCCGTGGGTGCTGGTGGCGCACGGGTCTGTGACGGCGCTGGTGGTTGTGTCGTTTCTCTGTGGGCAGTGGCCCATCTTCGAGGGCACCTTCGTTCAGAGCATCAACCACTTCCTCACCTCCGGAGCCTACCGCCACTTTCT GCGGCTAGTGCAGGCGGCGTGCGGTACCGGAGCCAGGGATCTCGTGCTCGGCGTCGAGCAGTACTGCTGCGACCGCCCTAACCCTATCCTGCAG GTTTTTTATGTTGCCATAATTGGCGGAACATATTTTATAATAGTGCAGTCATCTTTCAAGTACATTCCTGGGTATTACGTGAGTGTATTGCACAG GTACCTGAGCATTGTGGTTGTTTCTATTGGTGCTATACTCTTTGTTCTCACTAGCTTCTCTGATCCTGGGACTATTACTTCTGAGAACGTGTCTCAGTATGTATCTGCCTATCCTTTTGACAACATTATTTATGTAGAGAAAGAATGTTCAACATGCAAGATTACCAG ACCAGCTAGGGCAAAGCACTGTAGAATATGCGATAGATGTGTGGCTCGATTTGATCACCACTGTGGATGGATG AATAATTGCATTGGGGAGAAGAATACTCGCTATTTTGTGGCCTTCTTagtttg GCATTTTCTTTTATGTCTGTATGGAGCAATTATCCTTGGCTTCATTGTTGCTGGTGAATTGAAAGACAAGAAAGTTGTCTACATACTGACAG TTTATTATGGCATTGATAATTCATTCTCTGCCCTGTTTCCCCATGTTGCACAG TGGTTGCTTGCTGTCCATAACACACAGATACTTTTGGTTGTATTTTTGGGTATAATAGCGTTGCTTCTTGGGGGGTTTTGTGCTTATCATGTACATCTTTGCTTATCCAACACGACTACAAATGAG ACATTCAAATGGCAAGACTACATTTTCTGGATGAAAAAGGAGAACGCAGTGAAAGCTAGCGCATACACACTGAAGGCGAGCATCAACGCAGCCAGCAGCGAAGCGCAGAAATCGCCGCAAAGCAAATGGAAGAAGTTCTTCTCAAGGTCGAAAACACGGGCCGAGGAGCCGGTCGTGAAGAATAACATATATGACGTTGGCTGGATCAGGAACCTGTGTGAGGTGATGGTACCTTTATCGGAGCGGAGTTCGTTCTCTTGCAAGAAGTCGGAATGA
- the LOC119285901 gene encoding probable protein S-acyltransferase 17 isoform X2 — protein sequence MDVPWVLVAHGSVTALVVVSFLCGQWPIFEGTFVQSINHFLTSGAYRHFLRLVQAACGTGARDLVLGVEQYCCDRPNPILQVFYVAIIGGTYFIIVQSSFKYIPGYYVSVLHRYLSIVVVSIGAILFVLTSFSDPGTITSENVSQPARAKHCRICDRCVARFDHHCGWMNNCIGEKNTRYFVAFLVWHFLLCLYGAIILGFIVAGELKDKKVVYILTVYYGIDNSFSALFPHVAQWLLAVHNTQILLVVFLGIIALLLGGFCAYHVHLCLSNTTTNETFKWQDYIFWMKKENAVKASAYTLKASINAASSEAQKSPQSKWKKFFSRSKTRAEEPVVKNNIYDVGWIRNLCEVMVPLSERSSFSCKKSE from the exons ATGGACGTGCCGTGGGTGCTGGTGGCGCACGGGTCTGTGACGGCGCTGGTGGTTGTGTCGTTTCTCTGTGGGCAGTGGCCCATCTTCGAGGGCACCTTCGTTCAGAGCATCAACCACTTCCTCACCTCCGGAGCCTACCGCCACTTTCT GCGGCTAGTGCAGGCGGCGTGCGGTACCGGAGCCAGGGATCTCGTGCTCGGCGTCGAGCAGTACTGCTGCGACCGCCCTAACCCTATCCTGCAG GTTTTTTATGTTGCCATAATTGGCGGAACATATTTTATAATAGTGCAGTCATCTTTCAAGTACATTCCTGGGTATTACGTGAGTGTATTGCACAG GTACCTGAGCATTGTGGTTGTTTCTATTGGTGCTATACTCTTTGTTCTCACTAGCTTCTCTGATCCTGGGACTATTACTTCTGAGAACGTGTCTCA ACCAGCTAGGGCAAAGCACTGTAGAATATGCGATAGATGTGTGGCTCGATTTGATCACCACTGTGGATGGATG AATAATTGCATTGGGGAGAAGAATACTCGCTATTTTGTGGCCTTCTTagtttg GCATTTTCTTTTATGTCTGTATGGAGCAATTATCCTTGGCTTCATTGTTGCTGGTGAATTGAAAGACAAGAAAGTTGTCTACATACTGACAG TTTATTATGGCATTGATAATTCATTCTCTGCCCTGTTTCCCCATGTTGCACAG TGGTTGCTTGCTGTCCATAACACACAGATACTTTTGGTTGTATTTTTGGGTATAATAGCGTTGCTTCTTGGGGGGTTTTGTGCTTATCATGTACATCTTTGCTTATCCAACACGACTACAAATGAG ACATTCAAATGGCAAGACTACATTTTCTGGATGAAAAAGGAGAACGCAGTGAAAGCTAGCGCATACACACTGAAGGCGAGCATCAACGCAGCCAGCAGCGAAGCGCAGAAATCGCCGCAAAGCAAATGGAAGAAGTTCTTCTCAAGGTCGAAAACACGGGCCGAGGAGCCGGTCGTGAAGAATAACATATATGACGTTGGCTGGATCAGGAACCTGTGTGAGGTGATGGTACCTTTATCGGAGCGGAGTTCGTTCTCTTGCAAGAAGTCGGAATGA